In Festucalex cinctus isolate MCC-2025b chromosome 9, RoL_Fcin_1.0, whole genome shotgun sequence, the DNA window TAGACGTGAGTGCGACCAGACAACGTACAGACTGAAGCATCGTAGGACACGACTAATATCAGACAAAATcaaaaggcttttcttttttttactccttTTATTCTAAATGAAAAAGTCAATCTGTACTCAGGGTTAGCGATACAGATCACGTTGAGAAATCTTTCCAATGATCACTGATGTTTTCTTTTGAAGTGACACTTCCTCTTTGTTGTTGAGTATCAGACTCACAATTCTATTAAATGAGTCCGTCTGGGAGACTTTTAGCATCATTGCATTGCAATTCAATTTCTTTTCCTCATGCATAACGACAAGAAACGATGGCGTATATACTGAAAGACTCTTTTTAAATTCCAAACACAGCCAAGCTGAACATGTGACTGATGTCTTTATTCACTTTTCAATTCCGCTCTTCAGTCGTCAGGAACAACAAACAGCAGCCTTGACGTCTCATTTTAGGCGTGCGTGTGGTGCAGAGAGAGAGGCCATCGCTCATCAACAAATGTGGCGACTGCTCTGTACTTGATGATTGTGGTTCCACTCGTTCAACTTGGAGCAGCAAAGCTAAACTCCACAAGGGGCGGCTGTGGGAAAGGAAATGGCGCGAAGCAGGAACCGCTAATTAACTTTGCTAGAGCAAGACCAGTATTTTTTAGAGACGCAGAACCTTACTAGAAGCACGCTCTTATCAGATTAGTACCAAGCTATTTGAAGACCAGGATAGTGTCAAGCTAGTACCAGACTATTACAAAACTACTACCAGGCTAAAACTGGATTTATGAACGTACAAGACCACAACCAGTACAGAAACACAGTAGTACGTGTCAAGAAAATGACTAGTACCAGAGAAAACCAACACTAGAACCATGCGATGACTACACTAGACCCAGACCAGTTGAGACTGGTACCAAACTAGAGATTTGAAACAATGAAATAGCGTTGCGGTAATTGCCATTCTCCGACAATTGGATAAAATGTGTGAAAGGATCTTCATACTTATGCGGCGAATCAACCAGCTTGTCTCCACCCTCGCAGACGGACCCTTCTCAGGTGCGGAAGCCGCGCGCCGTGCGTCCGGCGGGCCGCCTGTGCACCGAGCTCCACCGTCATCTCACCACATCCCGGCGTGACGCCAAGGAGCCCCCGGCTGCCCATCCGGAGGACGAAGACGACGAGGACAGCGAATCAGAGGAGGACGACGATGAGGAAGAAGAGTCTTCCGGTAGCGAGGTGGAGGCGAGGCAAAGCGAGGCCCCCGCCGAGCCTCAGTTCACTTCGGAGAAAGAACTCCGCTCCGTGGTGGAGCTTATCACCTACATGCACACGTACTGCACGCCCGTGCGCAAGCAGCAGGGTCTGGACCGCAAGGAACCAGCCAGGCCTCGGGCTCGACCCGACACCGCCCGCCTGTCAGTTACAAACTCTCACAGCCGGGTGGTCCTGGTGGCTCCTCCGGCGAGCAGCGGTCCGCCGGGTGTCCCCCGGAGGCTTCCCTTCGCCAGGCGTAAAGAGATGAAGACCGACTCGCTTCTCCGTGAGCTCCTTCAGCAGAGTAGCTCATTCGACGTGAGCAAACCGTACGGACTGCGCAATCCGCCGTACACCCGAGCAGGACCAGGATCCCTGCCTTGCAACCGCCCACCTGGCACCGGCACCCATAAACCCAATCTTTGTCAAGACCCTTCCTCGCCCTCAAGGAGAAACTCCTCCTGCGAGGCGCCGCAAATGGAGGATGGCGGCTCCTTCTCGGTTCGCCGCTCCAGACGTCTGGCTTCCTTCCCCAGCCGCTTTGCCAAGAGGCTGCGGCCCGGCCAGCCGAGGGTCGGCGACCGGAAGGAGGAGCGGCGTGACGAGCAGGCGGAGGGCAAACTCTCGCCGACTCAAGCCGGAGGAGGGACCACGACGGAGGCAGGAACTCGAGGTGACGCGACGGAGATGGCCAAAACCTGCTGCCGCAGCGGTGAGACGTTGAATGAATGGACTTGGGAATTCAATAGTTTGGGAAAATGCCATCTGGCAACATGAAATCCTTGTAGCTGTAATCAAATCAGGCTTTATATTTTCTGAATGTTGTGACGTTGTGATATGAGACGGTTGTATAAGGAAGACAGTGCATGTCATTGTTGCCCATTATGACtccaattgtttttcttttgtgcgTGTTTTGTGTGGACAGAAAATCGAGCCTGCCTGTGTCTGCCTCTCAACGCCAACAAGTCCACAAGGTGAGAATTTCTCTTTGCTTTGTCACACTCATGCAAAATTGTTCATGCGGTGGACGAGCCAATGTGTTTAAGATTCTTTGTTTGCTGCCACAAGCAGGCATCCTGTCATAAGAAGTGAGAGCAGATGCATGAGCAGTTTACTTAACAGCACTTGCGCATGACTTTTTACTCAAGTGCTTAAAGGGTCTCTGTTGGAGACCTAGAATgacgttttttgtcggaatcgGTGGCCTCTCTATGAAGTCTAGAAGGCGTTACCTGTAAGATAACTTGGTCCCTCTACGAAGCCCTGAGGGAGGTCACTGTAGGAGGCCTTGAAGGAGGTCCCTCGAGAGTCTTGGCCTTTGTAGGTGTCCTTGAACTCTGACTTTGTAGAGTACCTGAACAAAGTCTCTTAAGAGCCTTGTCGGAAATATTGAAGCAGGTATTTGTAGGAGTTGTTGGTCTCGTTACAAGGCCTTGGAGGAGGTCCCTGTAGGACATCTTGAAGATGGTTTCTGTATCAGTCCTTGAAGAAGTTTCATGTAGGAGGCCTTGAAGGAGGTCTTTATGAGCCTTGTAGGAGTCATTGAAGGAGGTATCTGTTCAGATCCTTGAAGAAGAACCCTGTAATGAGTTCTTCCAAGGAGGTCCCTTAAGGAATTCTTGAAGTCTAAGTCATTGTATAAGGTTTCTGTACAGTGTAGGTCCTTGAATCAGGTGATGACGTGTATGATGACTTGTTGATGTACATTACATATAATTGCAATCCTGCGTCCGATTTAAAACGTGACTTTGCCAGGTTGTCATTTCTCATCCCAGCAGCCTAATATTGATGCATTGTAATCCAAAACAGATTGTACTCCAAGATGCTTAATGATTGTGATGATTGTGTAATCTGAGCCCAGACGAGTGCGTCCTCTCTGCCCGCGCGTTTCCACATTAGCCTCCCGTCGGCGTCCCTGGAGCGTCTCCAACTCGCTCAGGCCGGCACACTGAACGCTTTCCCTGGCGTGGGTCCATCCTTCACATTAATCTGCCTTTTTCAAACGCTGGCCGATTTTTATTCCTGTGGCCGGTGTGCTTGTCGcgccaagaaaaaaataaataaataaatagatgggAGAAGAATGGCGGCATGTGGTTGTGGTGATAAGAGAGGAGGCGTCATGATGAAATCTTACATGATTCTCTTGTTTTGTTGTCTCCATGACTGAAGAGAGTTCGGCAGCAAGACTTTCGAGCAGACGCTCGGTGTGGACCTGTGCGGAACTGCAGGTACACTTTTGAGTCTTCGAGCGAGATATCTGCTTCAGTCCTTAAAGGAGGTCTCTTTATGGGACTGTGAGAGTGTCCTTCAAGGGCACCATATAAATCATGTCTTCCGCAGGTCTGACGCCACCCACCACGCCGCCTCACAAATCGGTGGAGGACGACCTCTTCAAGCCAACCGAGGCCAGAAAGGATGGCGAAAGAAATGGCCATGGCGAGGAATCCGTCCACTCGTCTCCCGGCGGCGTCGCCGGCCTCCGAGGCTCCTGGCTGAGCCGCGCGCATCAGCGGAAGCTTCCGGAGCAGACGGAGCTGTACGCCCAACTGCGACGCATGGGTCAGGCCGGAGACGACGCCTCCTTCCGTGACTTCGGCGACCACGACTACTGCGCGCTGAGCCTTGGAGAATCGCGCAGGCGCAGCGTCGCCATGCTGGGCGCCATGTTGCAGGGGGCTGGAGAACCCCAAATCTGTGACGGGGTGCCAGAAAATGGCGCCCAATCTGACGTTGGCGAGCCGGCGACATCGTCACCACCCCCGTCTGACTGCCAATCAGCAGCCGCCACACCCCCCACCTCGGAGGAAGAGGCGGAGTGCTCTGCGGCATCCCGCTCGCCCTCGCCCACCCTCCACGTGTGTCCTGACTCCCCCGCCAGCAAGGCAGACTCCAGGTAGAAATTCCAAAGGCGCTCATGCTAACATGGCACGACTGCTGTCACTATCTAATCTTCCTAAAAATCGATTTTCTTACTGATTAATCGCCTCCCCAAGGCCcgcccccctaaaaaaaattattattattattattattattttattccacTAAGGTTGGACAGAAGTTGTTCCATAAAAtgcattattaaacaccaacaaaataatctatgctaaacggttagcaattGTGATTAGCATTCTAGCCCCAAGGATTGCCACTTGTCtcaaggtaaacaaacattaCCATGTACTTTACACGTCATTATATCTACTTTATACATGTAATAGTGTCTTAAAAGTAACGTGACGTGCGAACTTATACGAATATTCGTATGTCGGGGATTCCCTCCGTGGATATCAATGGAAGGCAATGAACGATTGTTTTGCTACATTTTGCAGTAATGACTGACTTTGAGTACCTTTTACAAAATAGCACATTTTGAACACTTCACAttgtttatttcatgaaaatgaaagttttaatcAATGAAAGAGGTAGAAAAGTTTGACCTAGTGAACCATTattgctttttattgctttggaTCTCGGAATCTACCTTTGTGACTTGGGACTCGTTTTGCTATGCCGCGTCACACATAATTTccaatagatttttttatttttttaaatatagttttCAATGTACTTTGTGGTGTGTAGTCCATGATGTCCTGATGGAGAGCAATGGACCAAAGTCATTGGCCTGCTGTTTTCTCTCACTTCTGTCTcctttttggttatttttcccCCTCATCTTTCTCCTCCATCTTTTCTCCCATCCTCAGTGAACACTCGGAGATGTGCCCAGATGACGAACAAAGGAACAAAGCCAAATCCAACGAGGTACGCAGTGTTCCCGTTCCACTCGGTAGTGAATCACAACACTGTTTGGATGtgggtgtgcgcgcgcgtgagaGCAGAGACAACATCTGCAATGCTAAAAACCTCCTACGTCCATCTGTGTGTTCTCTCCCGCCCGTTGCTAACTGTTGCTATGGTTTCCCTGTTGCCAGGAGAACTGTCAGGTGTTCTACATCCACAACCTGCCCAGCAGCATGACCCAGAACATGTTGAGGAAGCGCTTCCAGGTCTTTGGCACGGCCGAGGACTGCAAAGTCATCATCTGTAATGAGTACGTAATCAGCTCCCAGACCGACCAAGTACTTTTTAAGGTCACCATTGCATTAGAGTAGCGGAcgcaaaaagtctcaagaaaccTTGCCCAAAACACACATAGCAGGTCTTCCATTttaaaagcagccattttaggttCATTTTCACAATTTCCAGGGGTCCTTCCAGCaaatttgttctaaccattttcacttagcaacatgaagtTTAAATagcaatgtcaaaaaaaaaaaaaaaagtctcaaaaaacCAAGGGAAgcctgccattttggttcaaggtggcaagaaaaaaaaaaaaaagtttttgttattGCGAAATTCCATAAGGTCCTAATTTTTCTGATTTGTGTCTATTCCGCTGTATGCCCACAGGGAGCGCTGCGGCGTAATAAAGATCCGCCAGTCCGGCATCCAGAGGCACCGGCGGGAGCGTGAGAATGTTTTGCAGAGCGCACCTGTGAGCGGGAGGAGACTGACGAGGAAGCGCTACATCGACCTTGGTGACTACAACAACACGCACAACATAGGAGGCGTAACTTCCCGTGCGCtcggctaatgttagcttagcatcaaaTCTGGGCCTATTTATTTGAACACAAAGTGAatattctgttgtatgaattTCATCATTCTGACACTTACGATATGTTTCTTGCTGGCATAGATatacaaatgtttttcttgATTTTCAGACCAAGTAATTTACATGGAATCATTTCCAGTAGCACAGCTGACGAGCATTTCTGCGCTAGGCTAACGTTAGCATTGATGCCTTCCCTCTCGTTCAAGATGAGGCGGGTCCAGGCCCAGTCAAGAGCAAGTACGACGCGCTGGACTTTGACACTCTGCTGAAGGAGGCCCAGAAGTCGCTGCACCACCGCTGACTGTTTGGCCGCGTTGGCCCCACGCCGCGCCACGACTGTCCCGCCTTATTCAACGCCGCGccccgcagcagcagcagcagcagcagcagcagcagaaagaAGCGGTACACACCTCTCCAcataaaatgtttacatttttaaaaaaacatgggaGTAAAGCGACGACAAGAACTTGTTTTGGGGGGAGGCAAAGGCGGCTACTTTGTATTAGCTACGAGACCAGCTGCGACGCTATGTCCTGCCGAGAGACCTCCGTAGCAAAtccttgttgtgtgtgtgtgtgtgtgtgtgtgtgtgtgtgtgcgtgtgtttgtttgtgtccctgtgtgaaaaaaaaaaaaaaaaaaaaatccgggtGGCAGGCGGAGTGCTATCGCCgtcgaaaaaacaaaacaacaaaaaaagcaaaccgtgtgtgtggttgtttaaaaaaaaaaaaacgttaaaaaaGATACCCGCTGTGTTGGATGTTCTACATGGAAAAAACTGTCGTGTGTGTGCAAAGAGTATAACGTTCAATGTAAAAAGGTTGGCAAAAGTTTACAAAAATGAAGAttttatttcttgttttgtaattGTAGTGCTTCCTTGATTTGATCTATGCACCGTTGGGAGGTTTTTTCTGCTTTACCCGCTGTCACTGTCAACGCAAAATCCCCAAACCCCATTTTTTTACTGAGGCGCCCCCTACTGGCCTGTGTTTGGTTCGTGACATGGAGACGCCAAAGgctttgtgggaatgcttcagctgaagagccattctttttttttttgtttaatcagATTCTTGAAAGGCTATTAACATATTCTTTAGCCAGTTAACCCTATTACACAGCACACCACTGTTTTCTCGAGTTAAAAACCCATTAGCGTTAGCTTTAGGCAATTCGTTCACAGCACATCTGTTGTTCGTACACACTCAACGTTTGCTTTAGCCATCTGGCATGACCATTGTCCTCTTTTCTCGTGGTTGGTGTTTCGTATAGCGCTTGAAATGTTGTTACTGTTAGCTGTAGCCAGTTAGTTAGCCAGTTATCCCAACACCCAGCACCTCAATTTTACATACACTGTAAGCTTTAGTCATGTAGCATTATCATAGTGCACCTCTATTTTGTAAAGTTAGCTTTATCCACCTAGCAAAGACCATAACACACGTTACGTTAGCTTTAGCCAGTTATCATGTCCACAGTGCACCTCTGCTTTACAAACACCCTCAACATTAGTGTTAGCCAACTAGCACAAGTGAAGCGTACCTCTATTTTCTAGTGTTAGCTTTAGCCAGCTAACATGACTGACCACATTCCCTTTATTTTCTACTGTTAGCTTTAGCCATTCCCTCAATttccagagcctttaggaacaCCAATGTTAGGTTGAACTTTAGCCAGCTAAGCCGGCTTACTAAAACCATCAGAAAaagtgaagcattcccacattgcAAGCTGCGGACTGGTCCTCTCCGCCGATGCAACATCTCTTGTTTACATTTAAACTGCAGCCTGTGTTGTTCAGTTGGGGGTGGGCGGAACACAATGATTGGTTGCCAGTGGCGGTGGCGCCATTAACAGAAACATCCCAGCCCGCCTCAACATGCCCCGACTGACTTGTGTTGGTTTGATCTGATGGAATGTATTCGTCGTCGTGAATGTAAACATCCCCTTTAGCGGCAGTTGCTTTTACCCAATGCGGCCAGTAGGAGGcaccgggggggaaaaaagggaaGGGAGCGTTGGAATTAAGCAAGAAAACGACGCGGGTGGTGTCAGCTGAGCATCTCTACCTCACGTCCATGCGCCGATGCTCTCGCCGCCGCCTGCTATCCCGTCAGGGTTCATTCTAAAGACTCGTCTGCACGCCACCATGTTTGTAGTTGTAGGAAGATGACGTCTCGCCTCCAATTTGCGATCGCCATCTAGCCTGACCACAGCATACCTCGAGTTCACACAACACTTAGCGTTAGCTTTagctcaaaatggctgccaccggTTTGGCGCTTGTGCTCCAAAAATGGCGGCGTGTGGAAGGCTTTAGTCCAGAGCACTTACTGTCCTTGCCAAAATAAGATGCAGCTCTGTGCGGGTTCAAGGCCTTCATTTGACCTTGATTTTTCAGGTCCTTCCACAGATTATCaacccacacacatacacacgcacccccacacaaGAACGTTGAATGTTTACATCATGGTTTACATAAAGAGaagatatatacacacacatacacacatatacagtatGGTCTTACATAATGTGTACATAGCACtaaaatgatgttttatttTGGCGGCGGCGGCAGGATTTGGAGGGAACGTTGATGTAACTTGACACACAAAGTCcaacactgtttaaaaaaacaaaacaaaaaaaacatgaataatcCCTTTAGACGATCACATTTCTTTagttgtgttcatttttttccgTGTTATTGGATGCAATACCAAGAATGGTCACCAGGAGGAATGTGATCGATACGTGTATAAAAATCAATAGTAATCTTGCACACTTTAAGGGATGACTGGGATTGTGGAGGTGAAGAGACCAGGGGGAGAGtggggatgatgatgatgatgatgatgatggaggaGATGTTCCAGCTAGCGGTTGGGAATTAGTGGCGGCCCAAATTTGCCTTTAAACTGACGCATAATAACTTAAAAAATTCCTACATATGTCCACAAATTCAGTCCCACATACAAACCTGGATCAACGTACAGACACAAGGCTACAATTACATATATACACTTACATACTGTTGTAGCGTAAATCGGGTCAGGtggttatttaattaattgagGGCGACCAGAGTTTAAGGCCTGCACTAATCTCGACCGCCTTTAGGGGGCGCCACGTCTATTTTGGGATAATACATACTACAACTAAATCAGGGGACAGacaattaaaaaagtaaaaagtacaaaTGTGGTATCGTGGTCCATAGGAGTTGCGGCGTGCGACTGTCCAGTTGTTGTCTGCGGCAAAATTTGTCCGCGCTGGGAGATGTCCTCAATTAATCAAATAATGAATGAACCCAATTTACGCTACATTGTACATCAActttcattccatttttttcacAGTTATGGTGCATTTGCATTACAATCACACACAGTAATTTTGAACACCATTTTTGACATTTGATGCATCTTTGGCCCGCTGACGTCACCTCATCGCGTCATCACGTCATCGCGTGGTCGCGGCAAAGCCTTAAAATCAGCAGCTGGCTCTTCCCCTTCCGCACGACAACCGTCACATCCAGTCCCGACCGCCACTGAGGACtgaggttcttttttttttttttttcgaaagaaCTCTTTTTCAATAgccatattcttaaaaaaaaaaaaaaaaaaaaaggtatatacatatatatatgaatatatctcaatatatatttgtgtgtttgtgtagatATATAACTAGATGACGACATACTTTCTTATAGAAAACTTTGATGTTGACCTTTTATTTTCCTCAAGTGTTTTGAGAAGACACAAGTGTAATAATAAGCACTGTCCACTTGGGCTAGTTCCAATCAATCcaaatatgaataataataatgatgatgatgatgataataatgaaacCTTCCAAAGGGAAAATATTCTCGCCACAATGCAATACTTCCTGCTCTTCGTTTGGGAAAAGTGTGTGGGGGAAACGGCAAGAAAAAATGCAAaacttgaccaaaaaaaaaaaaaaaaaaaaagttggtggcttccttgttttttgttcacatgctaaaatgttattttgtttttttattttctagtgAATCATTTTATCACACGAAATAAACCTTTAAGGATGTCAAATGAGCACTTGGTAGGCAAATGATTCCatgtgaaaaatataaataaaataatagataTAAAAGTGTGAGCGTGTGGAACAATATAAGATAAGATAAAGGGCATATGTTTTATTTGACTTCTAAGGACTATCAAACTCACCTGATTTtcgtttcttttttaaaaacataaaatatgctaAATACTTCTAGTgagattttatatttttacatttttttttatttttatttatgctcCACCTAGCTTGGATGTTTTTTGAggtgttttcttccttttctctttttttttttttttctttgtgtgtgatTTCACATCGGGTAAAGAATGTGGAGAGATGAGGAAGCGGGGATAAAAAGGCATTTCAGTATTTTTGAATTGTTCAAATCTAGTTTCATAGATGTTCTTgttataaattatattttaattggTGTACATAGTTTCAAACAGGAGACGCTGGCTTCCTTTTAAACCGAATACATTTTTCTCTTCAGAGATTGTTTACATTATGAAACTGTAGAGATGTGCTCCTCATATACTgtataaaggaaatatattcatTGATTTGCCTCCAGAAATAAAACCCTAATGAACAGCACTCGATTGCAGCGCTCTGTCGTCATTTCAAGCGTCTCAGTCACGACAGTCAACAGCTACGAATCCAGTTACACTGCCACCTACCTGCCACACCAGTCACTACAGTCTTAACATCCACCACATCATCacatacactttaaaaaaaaaaattaaaaaaaaaaattaaaaaaaaaagtccccgaAAGTCTTGATGAATTTTGAAATTGTGAATCAGTTTTTGCAGTTGAAAGCTGTTAAAGTTGATTTTCGCAATATGTTAATgaaatgtcaaatattaaatCAGTCAGTCTTCGTGCCTGGAGCCGTAGACCAAATCCAGATTCACATATTTGTTTACCATTTAACCACTGAATCCTGAATCAATTTGATGTGTTGCTAACTGTACCTTTGCTGAAAAACACTAAATAGtccaaaaatggaaaaatcgaatttcactttttttttttttttttttaaacatatcggCTAATGTGCTAACAAATCTATGGAAAGGTTTtccttttttagtttaaaatatccTACTTTAACCTCTCGGATCCCTCAACGTATGTTTTCACTTGTGGTAAAATTTTAAATTTGTCCGCGTTATCCTTCCATGTCGCTTCTGTTTtacaagctagctagcactaAGCTAACCTCGGACGGTTCGTCTCTCTGGTCCAGCAAGTTAGCAAAACTCGCTTTGTTAGCAAGTTAGCAAACTCACTGCTAGGATGATAACGGAGGCCAAAAGTGAAGTCAAGACATGAGACGTATCGATACGCTGCCTCAATGGGCTTTATTGATGGATTGtttaacgtttaatataatACTCATGAGCCAGCTAAACGTTGTACTTCTGCCTTGATATACAAGTTTTTGCGTGTGACGAGACTATAGAGGTGTTGGTTAAAGCTGCCCTGACTTGTAACACAAATTGCCAACTACTGGTGTCGACTCTGCTGGAGTGTTGATaaagtgtgaatgtgtgtgtgagaaGAGTGGAAACAAGAGGAGACACGAGTGTTGGAATTCATCCTGTCAAGTacttcctgtcctgtcctgtcctgtcctctgtccgtcttcttcttctccacTTTGGTGTGACTAAAGCCACTTGCATCAGGACAAAAGCCACATTTGCCGTATATATTACTGGACTTCACTCTAAAGTGTTCTTTTTAAAGCACACATAAAGAAACATACTGTACGTCGACGTACCAAGTACGTGCAAAGCAGGCTTTCAAGTTGAGGTTTCAAACAAGGGCTCAGTGGTTGAAGGTGTGGCTTCAGGAAAGAGTTCGGTTTCGGTTTCAGGTCAACAACATCATGAAGAGCAAGGAACTCACCAGACAGGTTGGAGAGAAAGTTGCAGAGAACTTGAAAAAGTCAAAGTTCTTGTGCGTTTGCTGTGGTTGAACACAATGATGAATTTTATCTGCATTCGTCAGGATGAGACGATAAAAGTGAGAATAACATGCATAGAAATGAAGCCCAAGGGGGTCATTAACGAAAAACAATTACACTGATAGATGGTTTACGGTGCGTGAGGCGGTGGTCGATAAATCACACACAAGAAACATACTCTTAAAAGTACAGCTtcttttaaagatattaattaaCCATCAATTGTCAGTTTCAGTTCTCCAAATACCTTCGGTGGTGATTTGAATTTGGACGCTAACGCTAAAGCGCATCTTGCTCGGTTGGCATGTGAAGCTAACCAGGCGCGAAATCcagatccagaaagtaaaaaccctcaCACAGATTCGCTTTTAGCCCCCAAGTGCTTCTCCTCAACTGGCAAGTAAACAAGCTCGTAAG includes these proteins:
- the ppargc1b gene encoding peroxisome proliferator-activated receptor gamma coactivator 1-beta isoform X1, giving the protein MADCAPLLDEELSSFVFNYLTENPDSQYGEEEVCSDRLDSDFADIDLSQLDTSDFDSVNCLGELQWCSDQAADASPAAIRYSTPDQLFESEEENAALLAALTDSLDGMVDAEVGGLSVFPALGEDEPERDEDHPDHLHHLSVGANHVKRSQETEDPSLLKILLLTPPNVPVGKDGVHGHRYSNRGLHSRKVRPPVKTDPSQVRKPRAVRPAGRLCTELHRHLTTSRRDAKEPPAAHPEDEDDEDSESEEDDDEEEESSGSEVEARQSEAPAEPQFTSEKELRSVVELITYMHTYCTPVRKQQGLDRKEPARPRARPDTARLSVTNSHSRVVLVAPPASSGPPGVPRRLPFARRKEMKTDSLLRELLQQSSSFDVSKPYGLRNPPYTRAGPGSLPCNRPPGTGTHKPNLCQDPSSPSRRNSSCEAPQMEDGGSFSVRRSRRLASFPSRFAKRLRPGQPRVGDRKEERRDEQAEGKLSPTQAGGGTTTEAGTRGDATEMAKTCCRSENRACLCLPLNANKSTREFGSKTFEQTLGVDLCGTAGLTPPTTPPHKSVEDDLFKPTEARKDGERNGHGEESVHSSPGGVAGLRGSWLSRAHQRKLPEQTELYAQLRRMGQAGDDASFRDFGDHDYCALSLGESRRRSVAMLGAMLQGAGEPQICDGVPENGAQSDVGEPATSSPPPSDCQSAAATPPTSEEEAECSAASRSPSPTLHVCPDSPASKADSSEHSEMCPDDEQRNKAKSNEENCQVFYIHNLPSSMTQNMLRKRFQVFGTAEDCKVIICNEERCGVIKIRQSGIQRHRRERENVLQSAPVSGRRLTRKRYIDLDEAGPGPVKSKYDALDFDTLLKEAQKSLHHR
- the ppargc1b gene encoding peroxisome proliferator-activated receptor gamma coactivator 1-beta isoform X2, which codes for MQYGEEEVCSDRLDSDFADIDLSQLDTSDFDSVNCLGELQWCSDQAADASPAAIRYSTPDQLFESEEENAALLAALTDSLDGMVDAEVGGLSVFPALGEDEPERDEDHPDHLHHLSVGANHVKRSQETEDPSLLKILLLTPPNVPVGKDGVHGHRYSNRGLHSRKVRPPVKTDPSQVRKPRAVRPAGRLCTELHRHLTTSRRDAKEPPAAHPEDEDDEDSESEEDDDEEEESSGSEVEARQSEAPAEPQFTSEKELRSVVELITYMHTYCTPVRKQQGLDRKEPARPRARPDTARLSVTNSHSRVVLVAPPASSGPPGVPRRLPFARRKEMKTDSLLRELLQQSSSFDVSKPYGLRNPPYTRAGPGSLPCNRPPGTGTHKPNLCQDPSSPSRRNSSCEAPQMEDGGSFSVRRSRRLASFPSRFAKRLRPGQPRVGDRKEERRDEQAEGKLSPTQAGGGTTTEAGTRGDATEMAKTCCRSENRACLCLPLNANKSTREFGSKTFEQTLGVDLCGTAGLTPPTTPPHKSVEDDLFKPTEARKDGERNGHGEESVHSSPGGVAGLRGSWLSRAHQRKLPEQTELYAQLRRMGQAGDDASFRDFGDHDYCALSLGESRRRSVAMLGAMLQGAGEPQICDGVPENGAQSDVGEPATSSPPPSDCQSAAATPPTSEEEAECSAASRSPSPTLHVCPDSPASKADSSEHSEMCPDDEQRNKAKSNEENCQVFYIHNLPSSMTQNMLRKRFQVFGTAEDCKVIICNEERCGVIKIRQSGIQRHRRERENVLQSAPVSGRRLTRKRYIDLDEAGPGPVKSKYDALDFDTLLKEAQKSLHHR